A portion of the Salminus brasiliensis chromosome 9, fSalBra1.hap2, whole genome shotgun sequence genome contains these proteins:
- the igfbp1b gene encoding insulin-like growth factor-binding protein 1b isoform X2 → MCVLPSVLVPVFALSCLLLPTALSSPVAPPPPAPIRCAPCTPQQLSACPPVPARCPEVLREPGCGCCLACALSLGDSCGVHTAPCGSGLRCAPRAGDPQPLHSLTRGRGVCEERQEEEQDAETESELDALHALLGHGDPTDPTARDTIWARANAIRKKLVQLGPCHTQLHAALDTIAASQQALGQRFTSFYLPNCDRHGFYKAKQCETSLVGQPPRCWCVSSWNGQRIAGSGDVTVDDLCHQEVTL, encoded by the exons ATGTGCGTACTCCCGTCCGTGCTCGTGCCCGTGTTCGCGCTCTCGTGCCTCCTCCTTCCCACCGCGCTCTCGTCTCCGGTGGCGCCTCCGCCGCCTGCGCCGATCCGTTGCGCGCCGTGCACGCCGCAACAGCTGAGCGCGTGCCCGCCCGTGCCCGCGCGCTGCCCCGAAGTGCTGCGCGAGCCCGGCTGCGGCTGCTGTCTGGCGTGCGCGCTCTCGCTGGGGGACTCGTGCGGCGTGCACACGGCGCCCTGCGGCTCGGGCCTGCGCTGCGCCCCGCGCGCCGGGGACCCCCAGCCGCTGCACTCGCTCACGCGCGGCCGGGGCGTGTGC gaagagcggCAGGAGGAAGAGCAGGACGCTGAAACG GAGTCCGAGCTGGACGCCCTGCACGCGCTGCTGGGACACGGCGACCCCACGGACCCTACGGCGCGTGACACCATCTGGGCCAGGGCAAACGCCATCCGGAAGAAGCTCGTGCAGCTG GGTCCGTGTCACACTCAGCTGCACGCTGCCCTGGACACCATCGCCGCCTCGCAGCAGGCCCTAGGCCAGAGGTTCACGTCGTTCTACCTTCCCAACTGTGACAGGCACGGCTTCTACAAGGCCAAGCAG TGTGAGACGTCTCTGGTGGGCCAGCCTCCACGTTGCTGGTGTGTGTCGTCCTGGAATGGACAGAGAATCGCTGGGTCCGGTGACGTGACCGTGGACGACCTCTGCCATCAGGAGGTCACTCTCTGA
- the igfbp1b gene encoding insulin-like growth factor-binding protein 1b isoform X1 codes for MCVLPSVLVPVFALSCLLLPTALSSPVAPPPPAPIRCAPCTPQQLSACPPVPARCPEVLREPGCGCCLACALSLGDSCGVHTAPCGSGLRCAPRAGDPQPLHSLTRGRGVCAEEKKKKKEEEEEEEERQEEEQDAETVMLKHNTVPTEESELDALHALLGHGDPTDPTARDTIWARANAIRKKLVQLGPCHTQLHAALDTIAASQQALGQRFTSFYLPNCDRHGFYKAKQCETSLVGQPPRCWCVSSWNGQRIAGSGDVTVDDLCHQEVTL; via the exons ATGTGCGTACTCCCGTCCGTGCTCGTGCCCGTGTTCGCGCTCTCGTGCCTCCTCCTTCCCACCGCGCTCTCGTCTCCGGTGGCGCCTCCGCCGCCTGCGCCGATCCGTTGCGCGCCGTGCACGCCGCAACAGCTGAGCGCGTGCCCGCCCGTGCCCGCGCGCTGCCCCGAAGTGCTGCGCGAGCCCGGCTGCGGCTGCTGTCTGGCGTGCGCGCTCTCGCTGGGGGACTCGTGCGGCGTGCACACGGCGCCCTGCGGCTCGGGCCTGCGCTGCGCCCCGCGCGCCGGGGACCCCCAGCCGCTGCACTCGCTCACGCGCGGCCGGGGCGTGTGCgcggaggagaagaagaaaaagaaggaggaggaggaggaggaggaagagcggCAGGAGGAAGAGCAGGACGCTGAAACGGTGATGCTGAAACACAACACCGTGCCCACCGAGGAGTCCGAGCTGGACGCCCTGCACGCGCTGCTGGGACACGGCGACCCCACGGACCCTACGGCGCGTGACACCATCTGGGCCAGGGCAAACGCCATCCGGAAGAAGCTCGTGCAGCTG GGTCCGTGTCACACTCAGCTGCACGCTGCCCTGGACACCATCGCCGCCTCGCAGCAGGCCCTAGGCCAGAGGTTCACGTCGTTCTACCTTCCCAACTGTGACAGGCACGGCTTCTACAAGGCCAAGCAG TGTGAGACGTCTCTGGTGGGCCAGCCTCCACGTTGCTGGTGTGTGTCGTCCTGGAATGGACAGAGAATCGCTGGGTCCGGTGACGTGACCGTGGACGACCTCTGCCATCAGGAGGTCACTCTCTGA